In Nitrobacteraceae bacterium AZCC 1564, the following proteins share a genomic window:
- a CDS encoding putative integral membrane protein (TIGR00698 family) (product_source=TIGR00698; cog=COG2855; pfam=PF03601; tigrfam=TIGR00698; transmembrane_helix_parts=Inside_1_20,TMhelix_21_43,Outside_44_47,TMhelix_48_70,Inside_71_89,TMhelix_90_112,Outside_113_115,TMhelix_116_135,Inside_136_141,TMhelix_142_164,Outside_165_173,TMhelix_174_196,Inside_197_202,TMhelix_203_225,Outside_226_228,TMhelix_229_251,Inside_252_262,TMhelix_263_285,Outside_286_294,TMhelix_295_317,Inside_318_329,TMhelix_330_349,Outside_350_352), with product MLHRVLAATGKTRKNLIGAGIERAPGIILCLGISVVALGVQAVEAANFGHPYVEGLVVAILLGMIVRSFWQPGKHWLSGIAFCAKQLLEVAVVLLGASLSFAAIGASGPLLLATVVMTVVIALAFSYGVSRVLGLSTKMSILIACGNSICGNSAIAAVAPVIGANSDDVGAAISFTAILGVLTVLGLPLLVPIFGLSSSQYGILAGLTVYAVPQVLAATVPLGIVSTQIGTLVKLLRVLLLGPVVIGLSLFSHKLRGKEAATVGKRGPLTWVPWFIPGFILFAILRSFDVIPSMAVGPLATIASLLTVVSMAALGLGVDVRVIGRVGGRVTAAVVMSLVVLIVISLALIRLF from the coding sequence TTGCTTCATCGAGTCCTCGCCGCGACCGGCAAAACACGCAAAAACCTAATCGGAGCAGGAATCGAAAGGGCGCCAGGCATCATTCTTTGCCTCGGCATTTCGGTCGTCGCCCTTGGCGTTCAGGCTGTGGAGGCCGCCAATTTCGGTCACCCGTACGTCGAGGGGCTTGTGGTTGCCATCCTCCTTGGGATGATCGTCCGCTCGTTCTGGCAGCCCGGAAAACACTGGCTCTCCGGAATAGCATTCTGCGCAAAGCAGCTTCTCGAAGTCGCGGTGGTTCTGCTTGGCGCCTCGCTCAGCTTCGCGGCCATCGGTGCGTCCGGGCCGCTGCTGTTGGCGACCGTTGTGATGACGGTCGTGATCGCGCTGGCGTTCAGCTACGGCGTCAGCCGCGTGCTGGGCCTGTCCACCAAGATGTCCATCCTGATCGCCTGCGGAAATTCGATTTGCGGCAATTCCGCAATCGCCGCCGTTGCGCCTGTGATCGGCGCCAACAGCGATGACGTCGGTGCCGCGATCTCGTTCACGGCCATTCTCGGTGTTCTCACCGTGCTCGGCCTGCCGCTCCTCGTGCCGATATTCGGTCTGTCGTCGTCGCAATATGGAATTCTGGCTGGTCTGACGGTTTATGCCGTGCCGCAGGTTTTGGCAGCGACTGTGCCGCTTGGCATTGTGAGCACGCAGATCGGCACACTGGTCAAGTTGCTGCGCGTGCTGTTGCTTGGGCCTGTTGTGATTGGACTGTCGCTGTTCTCGCACAAGCTCCGGGGAAAGGAAGCTGCAACGGTCGGAAAGCGTGGTCCTTTGACGTGGGTGCCATGGTTCATTCCAGGCTTCATTCTGTTTGCGATTTTGCGGTCTTTCGACGTGATCCCCAGCATGGCGGTTGGACCGCTTGCCACGATAGCAAGCCTTCTGACGGTCGTATCGATGGCGGCTTTGGGCCTTGGTGTGGATGTCAGGGTGATCGGCCGTGTCGGCGGGCGCGTCACCGCCGCCGTAGTAATGTCGCTGGTTGTTTTGATCGTGATCAGTCTCGCGTTGATCCGCTTGTTCTGA
- a CDS encoding DNA-binding HxlR family transcriptional regulator (product_source=COG1733; cath_funfam=1.10.10.10; cog=COG1733; pfam=PF01638; smart=SM00589; superfamily=46785), with the protein MRWDALEEEPCSMARTIAVIGDRWTLLILRECFLRTRRFEAFQSALGITRHLLAERLKKLVRLGVLRRIPYQESPKRFEYILTQKGLDLYPIMMAIVHWGDTHMVDERGRPLLHEHQKCHKHFNPVMVCSECGEPLLAKEVHVHPGPGARPKVAAEEPAKAAKTRAAKKAGGRAA; encoded by the coding sequence ATGAGATGGGATGCCCTTGAGGAAGAGCCATGCTCGATGGCCCGCACCATCGCTGTGATCGGCGACCGTTGGACGCTGTTAATCCTGCGGGAGTGCTTCCTGCGCACCCGCCGGTTCGAGGCGTTTCAGTCTGCACTGGGAATTACCCGGCACCTTCTTGCCGAACGGCTGAAGAAGCTGGTGCGCCTTGGCGTGTTGCGCCGCATTCCCTATCAGGAATCGCCCAAGCGTTTCGAATATATCCTGACCCAGAAGGGTCTCGATCTCTACCCGATCATGATGGCGATCGTGCATTGGGGCGATACCCATATGGTCGACGAACGTGGCCGTCCGTTGCTTCATGAGCACCAGAAATGCCACAAGCACTTCAACCCCGTCATGGTCTGCTCCGAATGCGGGGAGCCCTTGCTCGCGAAGGAAGTACATGTCCACCCCGGGCCTGGCGCTCGGCCAAAGGTTGCTGCTGAGGAGCCAGCCAAGGCTGCCAAGACCCGGGCCGCCAAAAAGGCCGGCGGCCGCGCGGCGTAG